The Coleofasciculaceae cyanobacterium sequence AAAGACAAACAGGATTTCATCTGACAAGACACATCTAAGCCAGTTAATGTTCCTCCACGTGAACAGTACTTCGCCTTCCAAAGACAAAGTAAACTTATCGTTTGAATCAAGCGATCGCTTAAATTACACAATCATACCAAGCCGCAACCAAATCAAGGTAAATTATTGCTTCGGCTAATTCTTAATTAAAGATTAGCTACATAAACAGTTGTTATATAAGAGTTACGTTATCTTAGTAAATAAGAAAATAATATTTATTCAGAAGTAGCCATGAAAAAGCTAGTGCTGCTGTGCTTATTTGTTTTGGGAATTGGATTCGCTTTGTTCAATTTTCAAAGACTGGCACAACAAGGAGAATTTGACTCAATTATTGTAGATTTTAAAGAAGAAGTGCCGATCGCCCAGATTAGCGAAGAAATCCAAGCACTGTCACTAAAATACAATCAACAGGTCGATCTAAACAGCATTTTTTCAATTGACGATCGCATTTACATTGTTGAAGGGGACAAAAAAACCCTGAAAGAATTAAAGCGATCGTCTTTAAGTAAAGATACCGAATATATTGAAGCTAATTATCTATATAAAGCTTTTGCTGTTCCCAACGATCCTGAATACACTAAGCAATGGAACTTCCGTAATATTAATGTAGAACAAGCCTGGGATGAATCCAACGGAGCAGGAGTCACTGTTGCGGTTATTGATACGGGAGTAAGTAAAGTCCCCGATTTAAAATTGACTAAGTTTGTCAAAGGCTACGATTTTGTCAACAATAAAGATGATGCTAGTGACGACAATGGACACGGTACTCATATAGCAGGAACTATTGCCCAGTCTACTAATAATGGCTATGGTGTAGCAGGTATTGCTTATGAAGCCAGTATTATGCCTCTAAAAGTTCTTTCTGGTAGCGGTGGTGGAACAATTGCCGATATTGCCGAATCAATCAAATTTGCTGCGGATAACGGTGCTAATGTCATCAATATGAGTTTAGGTGGTGGCGGTGCTAGCAACATGATGGCAGAAGCGATTAAATATGCCCACGGCAAAGGGGTAGTAATTGTTGCTGCTGCAGGAAATGAAGGACGTAACGCCTCATCCTATCCTGCTCGCTATCCTGATGTAATTAGCGTTTCGGCAATTGATGCTGCGGGTGACAAAGCTGCTTACTCTAACTTTGGTGCAGGAATAGATATTTCCGCTCCTGGCGGTAGCGAAACAGGCAAAATTATTCAAAACACCTTAGACCCCACAACGGGAAAATCTGTGTTTGTTGGTTTCCAGGGAACTAGCATGGCTGCACCTCATGTAGCTGGAGTAGCTGCTTTGATTAGAGCGACTGGTGTTGATACTCCTGAAGAAATTTTAGACATTCTCAAACAATCTTCTCGCAAGGTACAAGAAGATCATCTCAATCATTTCGGCTCAGGACATTTAGATGCCAATGCAGCAGTTCAGCTAGCTCTTAAAGGCCAAATTACCTTTAACGATTTCTTCCGCTGGTTGCGTAAGAGTGGCTATCTCAATCTTGGTTTTTGGATTGATGGTGGTGCAGTGGCTCTATTACCTAAACTGGGGATGGTAATTGGTTCTTATTTACTAGCTTGGTTCTTACGAAACTATATCCCTTTTACCCTTGGTTTAAACGGCGGTCTAATTTTTGGTAGTTCTGGCTTATTTTTCCTTCAGGGACTATATTGGTTCGATTTACCACAGTGGCCAATGCGTCTATTTGGCAGCTCTCTTCCCGAATTGGGAAATATTGTTTTCGGTAACCCTAATTTCAATCCCTTATTTGCCAGTGCTTTAATTCCTTTTATTTTGATAGCTTTATTACTCGGACATCCTAGCCTGAAATGGTTTGCTATTGGTTCTAGCATTGGTGTTGCTGCTTGTTTAGGAGTTAGTGCTTTTGCCGATCCTGGTATTTGGCTCTTAGGCAGTGGTGCGATCGCTCGTGGTTATCTACTAGTTAATGCTTCTATCTGTTTGGGTTTGGCATATTTAGCTAGCCAAAAGGAAAAGCAACGAGTAAGTCTTTGAAGGATGAGGGATGAAGATAGCGATCTGTAATTTCTTTGACTTCTAAAAACATAAATTCTCGATTTTATTTAGCTAGAGATTAGATCGTAACTACTGAGTTCTAAGTTGTTAAGATAATTTGGAACTCAGTTTTTTATTGGCGAGGCAGTGACAAATGACCGTAACTGGAACAGTTGAAAAAAAAGGATTTGGCTTTGGTACGTGGGCATTAGTAGCAGAAGACGGTACTACCTACGAACTCAAAGATCCCGCTACCGAATTGAAACAGGAAGGAATTAAGGTAGAGATAAAAGGAAAAATTCGAGACGACGTAATGACGATCGCTATGATTGGTGCTGTTTTAGAAGTCGAATCTTACAAGCTTTTATAGATAGCTGTATTCAAAAAACTAAAACAATTGGAGCAATGAAGAAGGTAGCTGTATTTGGAAATACTGGAGCAGGAAAGTCTACCCTTAGTAAAAAACTTG is a genomic window containing:
- a CDS encoding S8 family peptidase, producing MKKLVLLCLFVLGIGFALFNFQRLAQQGEFDSIIVDFKEEVPIAQISEEIQALSLKYNQQVDLNSIFSIDDRIYIVEGDKKTLKELKRSSLSKDTEYIEANYLYKAFAVPNDPEYTKQWNFRNINVEQAWDESNGAGVTVAVIDTGVSKVPDLKLTKFVKGYDFVNNKDDASDDNGHGTHIAGTIAQSTNNGYGVAGIAYEASIMPLKVLSGSGGGTIADIAESIKFAADNGANVINMSLGGGGASNMMAEAIKYAHGKGVVIVAAAGNEGRNASSYPARYPDVISVSAIDAAGDKAAYSNFGAGIDISAPGGSETGKIIQNTLDPTTGKSVFVGFQGTSMAAPHVAGVAALIRATGVDTPEEILDILKQSSRKVQEDHLNHFGSGHLDANAAVQLALKGQITFNDFFRWLRKSGYLNLGFWIDGGAVALLPKLGMVIGSYLLAWFLRNYIPFTLGLNGGLIFGSSGLFFLQGLYWFDLPQWPMRLFGSSLPELGNIVFGNPNFNPLFASALIPFILIALLLGHPSLKWFAIGSSIGVAACLGVSAFADPGIWLLGSGAIARGYLLVNASICLGLAYLASQKEKQRVSL